One region of Salvia miltiorrhiza cultivar Shanhuang (shh) chromosome 3, IMPLAD_Smil_shh, whole genome shotgun sequence genomic DNA includes:
- the LOC131018364 gene encoding putative late blight resistance protein homolog R1A-10 — MVTTRLSDLGARLDNNNVVDMRFLDEESSWRLFCKAVFGGGSCPVELEKIGRNIVESCRGLPLSIVVMGRLLERLERTKECWKSIKRSLKSGVRLENYDHCLKILKLSYNHMPIHLKPCFLYMGVFEEDNVIRVSTVVKLWVSEGFLNPISGKSLETVAREYLKELVDRNLIILVHELGYSTGSMKYCKIHDSLRDLCLREAENERFYHVVGRDSPRGIHSQRRIVIPRGTSKKIIRNAMKSSPDARSYISDHERVRLLPNLRLLRTLKAYEYGGFGGHKHSVEEMFELVIPRGTSEDKVRNAMKSTPHARSYISDHERVRGLSNLKNGFGGFEGHQHSIGEMFELVNLRLLVVKSDPFPKLPSSISLLWSLQTLIVSCYGSDITAPVEIWKMSQLRHVYFGFGEMTALRLPDPPSDSVVVMENLQTLKGVRNFKCDEETVGRIPNIKKLGLVYDEDEGIGPRDVCNMECLRELESFSCDCGTRVDLLQKLTFPHSLRSLIIMCYGSVDDVLEKVSALPLLQKLKLQHGWFTTGEWATVEGRFASLKSLSLSSCGNLEYWMMESSHFPCLEHLHLSWIQLKEIPAEVGEIPTLKSVSLVCCKESLVKSAKRMVEEQEELQGEVSFKVEVRLLNKKEELESLANPNFQVTAQVFIELNPNPFPICLCRKPATT, encoded by the coding sequence ATGGTGACAACTAGATTGTCAGATTTGGGAGCCCGATTGGATAACAATAATGTTGTTGATATGAGATTTTTGGATGAGGAAAGTAGCTGGAGGCTGTTTTGCAAAGCTGTGTTTGGAGGGGGAAGTTGCCCAGTAGAATTGGAGAAAATTGGGAGGAATATTGTAGAGAGTTGTAGAGGACTTCCATTATCGATTGTTGTGATGGGACGTCTTCTGGAAAGACTTGAACGAACTAAAGAATGTTGGAAATCTATCAAGAGAAGCTTAAAATCAGGAGTGAGATTAGAGAACTATGATCACTGCTTGAAAATACTGAAATTGAGCTACAACCATATGCCGATTCATCTGAAGCCGTGCTTTCTGTATATGGGAGTGTTTGAGGAAGACAATGTAATCCGAGTCTCTACGGTGGTGAAGCTATGGGTTTCTGAAGGATTTCTGAATCCGATAAGTGGCAAGAGTTTGGAAACAGTTGCAAGAGAGTACTTAAAGGAATTGGTTGATAGAAATCTAATTATTCTAGTTCATGAGTTGGGGTACTCAACTGGGAGCATGAAGTATTGCAAAATACATGATTCTTTGAGAGACCTATGCCTGAGAGAAGCTGAAAATGAGAGGTTTTATCATGTGGTTGGGAGAGATAGTCCTCGAGGCATACATAGCCAACGCCGCATAGTTATTCCAAGAGGCACTTCAAAGAAGATAATCCGCAATGCCATGAAATCCTCACCAGATGCCCGTTCCTATATAAGTGATCATGAAAGAGTTCGACTGCTGCCCAATTTAAGATTGTTGAGAACATTGAAAGCATACGAATATGGAGGATTTGGAGGACACAAGCATTCCGTAGAAGAAATGTTTGAGTTAGTTATTCCAAGAGGCACTTCAGAGGATAAAGTCCGCAATGCCATGAAATCCACACCACATGCCCGTTCCTATATAAGTGATCATGAAAGAGTTCGAGGGTTGTCCAATTTAAAAAATGGATTTGGAGGATTTGAAGGACACCAGCATTCCATAGGAGAAATGTTTGAGTTAGTTAATTTGCGGCTTCTTGTTGTTAAATCTGATCCATTCCCCAAACTTCCTTCTTCAATCAGCCTCTTGTGGAGTCTACAGACTTTAATTGTTTCTTGTTACGGATCAGACATAACTGCACCGGTTGAAATTTGGAAGATGTCTCAACTTAGGCATGTTTATTTCGGGTTTGGGGAGATGACAGCGTTGCGTCTCCCGGATCCTCCCAGCGACAGCGTTGTGGTCATGGAGAATCTACAGACGCTCAAAGGTGTAAGGAATTTCAAGTGTGATGAGGAGACGGTTGGTAGAATTCCCAATATCAAGAAACTGGGACTGGTTTATGACGAGGATGAGGGGATTGGGCCTCGCGATGTCTGCAACATGGAGTGTCTGCGAGAGCTAGAATCTTTTAGCTGCGATTGTGGTACAAGGGTTGATTTATTGCAGAAGCTTACCTTTCCACACTCTCTTAGGAGTCTGATTATAATGTGTTATGGTAGTGTGGATGATGTATTGGAAAAGGTAAGTGCATTGCCCCTTCTTCAGAAGCTCAAACTGCAACATGGATGGTTCACAACGGGCGAATGGGCAACGGTTGAAGGCCGGTTCGCCAGTCTAAAATCGTTGTCACTGTCGTCGTGTGGGAATTTGGAATACTGGATGATGGAGAGCTCTCACTTCCCATGCCTCGAGCACCTTCATCTTTCATGGATACAGTTGAAGGAGATTCCTGCAGAAGTTGGTGAGATTCCGACGCTGAAATCCGTGAGCTTGGTTTGTTGCAAAGAATCATTGGTGAAGAGCGCGAAGAGGATGGTGGAGGAACAAGAGGAGTTGCAAGGAGAAGTATCCTTTAAAGTTGAAGTTAGGCTCCTGAATAAGAAGGAAGAGCTGGAAAGCTTGGCAAATCCCAACTTTCAAGTGACTGCTCAAGTGTTCATTGAACTTAATCCGAACCCTTTCCCTATCTGTCTCTGCAGAAAGCCGGCCACGACCTAA